One Frankia alni ACN14a DNA window includes the following coding sequences:
- a CDS encoding transglycosylase family protein produces MPSGRRGGRHRAPQAHSTAGRILRTTGAVTAIVGSGLAVSTVAAAPAGAATADDFAKLRQCESGGNYATNTGNGFSGGYQFDDQTWHGLGYSGRPYQASPATQDEAAAKLYNARGWQPWPSCSRKMGLTNNGPAAVGSGDVIEQALAPAEPPMTLDRARQEMGDNSYKGTVLNAGYGNDVRPDAFVWQAAMRNKSFLLTVDGKFGPQSQGIAALYGYLTRVSDGQPGAVGQNLWNVTVRS; encoded by the coding sequence ATGCCGTCAGGACGGCGTGGTGGTAGACATCGGGCCCCGCAGGCCCACTCGACCGCGGGTCGCATCCTTCGCACCACCGGCGCGGTGACGGCCATCGTCGGCAGCGGGCTCGCGGTCAGCACGGTCGCCGCGGCCCCGGCCGGCGCCGCGACCGCCGACGACTTCGCCAAGCTCCGCCAGTGCGAGTCCGGCGGGAACTACGCCACCAACACGGGCAACGGCTTCTCCGGCGGTTACCAGTTCGACGACCAGACCTGGCACGGCCTCGGCTACTCCGGCCGGCCTTACCAGGCCTCCCCCGCCACCCAGGACGAGGCCGCCGCCAAGCTCTACAACGCGCGGGGATGGCAGCCCTGGCCGTCCTGCTCGCGCAAGATGGGCCTGACGAACAACGGCCCGGCCGCGGTCGGCTCCGGTGACGTCATCGAGCAGGCCCTCGCCCCCGCCGAGCCGCCGATGACACTGGATCGCGCTCGCCAGGAGATGGGTGACAACTCCTACAAGGGCACCGTCCTCAACGCCGGTTACGGCAACGACGTCCGCCCGGACGCGTTCGTCTGGCAGGCCGCGATGCGCAACAAGAGCTTCCTGCTCACCGTCGACGGAAAGTTCGGTCCGCAGTCGCAGGGCATCGCCGCCCTCTACGGCTACCTGACCCGGGTCAGCGACGGCCAGCCCGGCGCCGTCGGCCAGAACCTGTGGAACGTCACCGTCCGGTCGTGA
- the fbaA gene encoding class II fructose-bisphosphate aldolase, translating to MPIATPETYAQMLDRAKSESFAYPAINVTSSQTLNAALRGFAEAGSDGIVQVSTGGAEYLSGSTVKNMVLGAEALAEYAHHVAKAYPVTIALHTDHCPADKLDTYIRPLIAISKERVAAGREPLFQSHMWDGSAVELEENLKIAEELLADAAAAKIVLEVEIGVVGGEEDGVVGAIDEKLYTTPGDMWRTAEVLGSGEKGRYLLAATFGNVHGVYKPGNVKLRPTILREGQDHVAQKLGLPAGSKPFDLVFHGGSGSDLSEIRETLDYGVVKMNVDTDTQYAFTRPIVDHVFKNYDGVLKVDGEVGAKKAYDPRTYGKLAESGMAARVAQACEDLRSAGRSLSRA from the coding sequence ATGCCCATCGCCACCCCAGAGACCTACGCCCAGATGCTCGACCGGGCAAAGTCCGAGTCCTTCGCCTACCCCGCGATCAACGTCACCTCGTCGCAGACCCTCAACGCCGCCCTGCGGGGATTCGCGGAGGCGGGCAGCGACGGAATCGTGCAGGTCTCCACCGGCGGGGCGGAGTACCTGTCCGGTTCGACGGTGAAGAACATGGTCCTGGGCGCGGAGGCCCTGGCCGAGTACGCCCACCACGTCGCGAAGGCCTACCCGGTCACCATCGCGCTGCACACCGACCACTGCCCGGCGGACAAGCTCGACACCTACATCCGGCCGCTCATCGCGATCTCGAAGGAGCGGGTCGCCGCCGGCCGCGAGCCGCTGTTCCAGTCCCACATGTGGGACGGCTCGGCCGTCGAGCTCGAGGAGAACCTCAAGATCGCCGAGGAACTGCTCGCCGACGCCGCCGCCGCGAAGATCGTCCTTGAGGTCGAGATCGGCGTCGTCGGCGGCGAGGAGGACGGCGTCGTCGGCGCGATCGACGAGAAGCTCTACACCACGCCGGGCGACATGTGGCGGACCGCCGAAGTCCTCGGTTCGGGCGAGAAGGGCCGTTACCTGCTGGCCGCGACCTTCGGCAACGTGCACGGGGTGTACAAGCCGGGAAACGTCAAGCTTCGTCCGACGATTCTTCGCGAGGGTCAGGACCACGTCGCCCAGAAGCTGGGTCTGCCGGCCGGATCGAAGCCGTTCGACCTCGTCTTCCACGGCGGCAGCGGCTCGGACCTCAGCGAGATCCGAGAGACCCTGGACTACGGCGTCGTGAAGATGAATGTGGACACCGACACCCAGTACGCATTTACCCGCCCCATCGTGGACCACGTCTTCAAGAACTATGACGGGGTACTCAAGGTGGACGGCGAGGTCGGGGCGAAGAAGGCATACGACCCGCGCACCTACGGAAAGCTCGCCGAAAGCGGCATGGCGGCCCGGGTGGCCCAGGCGTGCGAGGACCTCCGCTCCGCCGGCCGGTCCCTCAGCAGGGCATAG
- a CDS encoding DedA family protein — MDVGSLSGTTLYIVLFAMIFTESGILIGFWLPGDTILFAAGLVAADAGADVSIYVLSVGVALAASAGAAAGYYTGHRLGRPFLERRYAPALARTEEFYRRFGAVTLVAARFVPWARTFAPVLAGAVAMPWHRFLLAVVSGAVVWGTGLILLGYAASAIPGLRDATGWLALVVVAVSVLAGVGGELLRRRTARGRSARGQSDPEAATADRGTASDDPHPDGDSPAAPVPAAEPDPSAASATDRDR; from the coding sequence GTGGACGTCGGCAGTCTGTCCGGGACGACGCTGTACATCGTCCTTTTCGCGATGATATTCACCGAGAGCGGGATCCTGATCGGGTTCTGGCTTCCCGGGGACACGATCCTGTTCGCGGCCGGCCTGGTCGCCGCGGACGCGGGCGCGGACGTCTCCATCTATGTCCTGTCCGTGGGGGTCGCTCTGGCCGCCAGCGCCGGCGCCGCCGCGGGCTATTACACCGGGCACCGGCTGGGCCGGCCCTTCCTCGAGCGCCGCTACGCCCCCGCCCTGGCCCGGACGGAGGAGTTCTACCGACGGTTCGGGGCGGTCACCCTGGTGGCCGCCCGGTTCGTCCCGTGGGCGCGGACGTTCGCCCCGGTCCTGGCCGGGGCCGTGGCCATGCCGTGGCACCGCTTCCTCCTCGCGGTGGTGTCCGGCGCGGTGGTGTGGGGGACCGGGCTGATCCTGCTGGGCTACGCGGCATCCGCCATCCCTGGCCTGCGCGACGCCACCGGCTGGCTCGCGCTGGTGGTGGTGGCCGTGTCCGTCCTGGCGGGGGTCGGGGGCGAGCTGCTGCGCCGCCGCACCGCCCGGGGCCGGTCCGCGCGCGGTCAGTCAGACCCCGAGGCGGCCACCGCCGACCGGGGGACGGCAAGCGATGATCCCCACCCGGACGGCGATTCGCCCGCGGCACCGGTGCCGGCCGCGGAACCGGACCCCTCGGCCGCCTCGGCGACCGATCGGGACCGGTGA
- a CDS encoding DUF3151 domain-containing protein yields MTTPSDPGRNLLSGPPPTLLPSDAIATDALAAGESPAAVAAASPALSAPWAALAELALAGDRPVEAYAYARTGYHRGLDALRRAGWRGTGPVPWSHEPNRGFLRSLAALGRAAAAIGETEEATRCQNFLTDSDPAAARELGFDGS; encoded by the coding sequence ATGACGACGCCGTCCGACCCGGGCCGCAACCTGCTCTCGGGCCCGCCGCCGACGCTGCTGCCCTCCGACGCCATCGCCACCGACGCGCTGGCCGCGGGGGAGTCGCCGGCGGCCGTGGCCGCCGCCTCGCCCGCGCTCAGTGCCCCGTGGGCCGCCCTCGCCGAACTCGCGCTGGCCGGCGACCGGCCCGTCGAGGCGTACGCCTACGCCCGCACCGGCTACCACCGCGGACTTGACGCGCTGCGCCGCGCCGGCTGGCGGGGCACCGGGCCGGTTCCCTGGTCGCACGAGCCGAACCGCGGTTTCCTGCGTTCCCTGGCCGCGCTCGGACGCGCCGCGGCGGCCATCGGGGAGACCGAAGAGGCCACCCGCTGTCAGAACTTCCTCACCGACAGCGATCCCGCCG
- a CDS encoding transglycosylase family protein: MSDARTSGRQWSAGTRIRARALMVAPVLAAAVGGTLAVSQPAEAASTWAGLRQCESGGDYTTNTGNGYYGAFQFSASTWHSLGYSGLPHEAAPAVQDEAALRLAQRSGFGQWPVCGRGMGADQLAGGSSASGAAQASRSATRAPLTARPAASTTPNFTRNLTAALVGQDRADVRAWQTRMSQLGYPIAVDGHFGPRSAAAARSFQGSHGLAVDGIVGPATWHATFG; encoded by the coding sequence ATGTCCGACGCACGTACCAGTGGCCGACAATGGAGCGCCGGCACCCGCATCCGGGCGCGGGCCCTCATGGTTGCTCCGGTTCTCGCGGCGGCGGTCGGCGGCACTCTTGCCGTCAGCCAGCCGGCCGAGGCGGCCAGCACCTGGGCGGGTCTGCGGCAGTGCGAGTCCGGCGGTGATTACACGACCAACACCGGAAACGGCTACTACGGCGCCTTCCAGTTCTCGGCCAGCACCTGGCACAGTCTCGGCTACTCCGGTCTGCCACACGAGGCGGCCCCGGCGGTCCAGGACGAGGCCGCCCTCCGCCTCGCCCAGCGCTCCGGCTTCGGCCAGTGGCCGGTCTGCGGTCGCGGCATGGGCGCCGACCAGCTCGCGGGCGGCTCGTCGGCCAGCGGCGCGGCGCAGGCGTCGCGCTCGGCGACGCGGGCCCCGCTGACCGCTCGTCCCGCCGCCTCCACCACCCCGAACTTCACCCGCAACCTCACGGCCGCGCTGGTCGGGCAGGACCGGGCCGACGTGCGCGCCTGGCAGACCCGGATGAGCCAGCTCGGCTACCCGATCGCGGTGGACGGCCACTTCGGGCCACGTTCGGCCGCCGCCGCCCGCTCCTTCCAGGGAAGCCACGGTCTGGCCGTCGACGGCATCGTCGGCCCGGCGACCTGGCACGCCACCTTCGGCTGA